Proteins encoded by one window of Paenibacillus sp. DCT19:
- a CDS encoding AraC family transcriptional regulator — METKLQLREMPQHLMAHWLPIIDCNIKLYGAHSQQVQMGWMMPEESHPGFELLLILEGTQESIIHGYRHLVEEGDILLIPPGYKHTNQCVSTTGMTYFSAHFNVDDPVFILKLMSRHSRIYEAGTPDNLKMRAILESWMGMIKQTEAYTSTDKFMMQARMFELFALLSQTADREPVSTMSGSAPNTPAPTAMHYAGAIAEAIKQAFHAQLRNKDGNVSTIKVEQIIASFGISPGYGLQIFRKVYGRAPRAYLSSLKLQEAKVLIEQPELSLGEIAWKLGYTHLSHFSRQFKRWTGESPLQYRNSTLKKNRSAPLDSSSAISSVNGID; from the coding sequence ATGGAAACTAAATTACAGCTTCGAGAAATGCCGCAACACCTGATGGCACACTGGCTGCCGATTATCGATTGCAACATCAAGCTTTACGGCGCACATAGCCAGCAGGTGCAGATGGGCTGGATGATGCCAGAGGAGTCACACCCAGGCTTTGAGCTTCTGCTCATACTGGAAGGCACCCAAGAGAGTATCATTCATGGATATAGACATCTGGTAGAAGAAGGCGACATTCTCTTAATTCCTCCGGGATACAAACATACGAATCAATGTGTCTCTACCACAGGCATGACTTATTTTAGCGCTCACTTTAATGTGGACGATCCTGTATTTATATTAAAATTGATGTCCAGACACAGTCGAATCTACGAGGCAGGCACACCGGACAATCTGAAAATGCGCGCTATCCTGGAGAGCTGGATGGGCATGATTAAACAAACGGAGGCTTATACTTCGACAGATAAGTTTATGATGCAGGCACGGATGTTTGAGTTATTTGCACTCTTGTCCCAGACAGCCGATCGTGAACCCGTCTCTACGATGTCTGGATCTGCGCCCAATACACCCGCACCGACGGCTATGCACTATGCAGGGGCGATTGCAGAAGCGATTAAGCAGGCTTTTCACGCTCAGCTAAGAAATAAGGATGGCAACGTATCTACGATAAAGGTGGAGCAAATTATCGCTTCGTTCGGGATCAGCCCAGGATATGGTCTGCAGATCTTCCGTAAAGTATACGGACGAGCACCGCGCGCATATCTATCAAGCCTTAAATTACAGGAAGCCAAAGTTCTCATCGAACAACCGGAGCTATCCCTAGGGGAAATTGCATGGAAGCTTGGGTATACCCATCTGTCTCATTTCAGCAGGCAGTTCAAACGTTGGACAGGTGAAAGCCCACTCCAATATCGCAACTCTACCTTGAAAAAAAACCGCAGTGCTCCGCTCGATTCTTCCAGCGCGATTTCAAGCGTGAACGGAATCGATTAG
- a CDS encoding molybdenum cofactor guanylyltransferase encodes MNTTDWTGIILAGGQSRRMGSNKALLSVKGSTLLSQIASSMIPEVARIIVAGGSHVATYAELGYECVQDQYPGKGPLAGLHAALQASDTNWNLVCACDMPLLKPSFFAGMKQLAESSDPHSVIVPRISGRVHPLAGVYHRRVLTELTQCLDQDRLRVTGWLEEMNPLYIDVQELESVGVHDAVVQLSNVNTPEEYQSIRNHER; translated from the coding sequence GTGAATACAACGGATTGGACAGGTATCATTTTGGCAGGTGGGCAATCTAGGCGTATGGGATCGAACAAGGCACTATTATCAGTGAAGGGTTCGACGTTGCTTAGCCAAATCGCTAGTTCAATGATACCGGAAGTCGCCCGCATCATAGTTGCGGGTGGCTCTCATGTCGCCACATATGCAGAACTGGGCTATGAATGTGTTCAGGATCAATATCCCGGCAAAGGACCACTCGCTGGATTGCACGCAGCACTGCAAGCTTCGGACACGAATTGGAATCTCGTATGCGCTTGTGATATGCCATTGCTTAAACCTTCCTTTTTCGCAGGCATGAAGCAATTGGCTGAATCCAGCGATCCACATTCAGTCATTGTGCCACGAATATCGGGACGTGTTCATCCGCTTGCCGGTGTATATCACAGGCGTGTGCTTACAGAACTTACGCAGTGCTTAGACCAAGATCGGTTACGAGTCACAGGTTGGTTGGAGGAAATGAACCCCCTCTATATCGACGTGCAAGAACTGGAAAGCGTAGGTGTTCACGATGCGGTAGTGCAGCTAAGCAATGTGAACACACCAGAAGAGTACCAGTCTATTCGGAATCATGAACGTTAA
- a CDS encoding MFS transporter, which translates to MALLDKYAPGRGNPSLVSLKLYNFFIYGAISIFAGFLQLYLQEIGMTKLEIGSLMAIGPFVSLFANPFWGFWSDKSRNIRIILMIMMGGTFVFSQAVFHAPTYAWIYTAMIVFYFFQSPLFAQTNSLILGYIDGTSQKFGSFRLWGSLGWALTAVAAGPLIDRLGIGSVSIVFACMIIVAFAFSVFLPRQPIASDTPVVTFRRFGKVMFNPYFMAFIGLGVLVSVPNAMNSTFMSLYITEMGGNKQMVGWAIFTSSILEVGVFLLLDRYLKRKMSFLLASLVLVSLLFAIRWQLMAESTLPIEVVLIQLMHSITFGGYFYVGTQLTMLFIPRPYRSSGQAVYTMAWGGLSGVIAGLFGGWLFQSFGAELMYNIGVFFSLIGAAGFAIMWLINRRNGYQPVVLTEMGDG; encoded by the coding sequence ATGGCTCTATTGGATAAATATGCACCCGGAAGAGGCAATCCCTCTTTGGTCTCGCTGAAACTATATAATTTCTTCATCTATGGAGCAATCTCCATCTTCGCCGGATTTCTGCAATTATACTTGCAAGAGATTGGTATGACCAAATTAGAGATTGGTAGCCTCATGGCGATCGGCCCGTTTGTCTCCTTGTTTGCCAATCCGTTCTGGGGATTCTGGAGCGATAAATCGCGTAATATCCGTATTATTCTGATGATTATGATGGGAGGCACATTTGTGTTCTCTCAAGCTGTCTTTCATGCACCTACCTATGCCTGGATCTATACAGCTATGATCGTTTTTTATTTTTTTCAAAGTCCGTTATTCGCTCAAACCAATAGTTTGATCCTTGGATACATTGACGGTACCTCGCAAAAGTTCGGTTCCTTCCGTCTCTGGGGCTCCTTAGGGTGGGCTCTGACTGCGGTGGCGGCCGGGCCGTTAATTGACCGACTTGGCATAGGCAGTGTATCCATCGTCTTCGCGTGTATGATCATCGTTGCCTTTGCATTTTCCGTATTTCTGCCCAGACAACCAATCGCCTCGGATACGCCTGTGGTCACATTCCGCAGATTCGGTAAGGTGATGTTCAATCCCTATTTCATGGCATTCATTGGACTTGGCGTTCTTGTATCCGTGCCTAACGCGATGAATAGCACTTTCATGTCGCTCTATATTACGGAGATGGGCGGCAACAAACAGATGGTCGGCTGGGCGATCTTCACGTCTTCCATTCTGGAAGTCGGGGTCTTCTTACTGCTGGATCGATATCTGAAAAGAAAGATGAGCTTCCTGCTCGCCTCGCTTGTCCTGGTTAGTCTGCTGTTCGCCATCCGTTGGCAGTTGATGGCTGAGTCTACCCTTCCAATTGAGGTGGTGCTCATTCAACTGATGCACTCCATTACCTTCGGTGGATACTTCTATGTAGGCACACAGCTCACGATGCTATTTATTCCTAGACCGTATCGATCCTCTGGTCAAGCTGTCTACACGATGGCGTGGGGCGGTCTGTCCGGCGTTATCGCAGGTTTGTTTGGCGGCTGGTTGTTCCAGAGCTTCGGTGCTGAACTTATGTACAACATCGGAGTATTCTTCTCGCTGATTGGTGCCGCTGGCTTCGCCATCATGTGGCTGATTAATCGGCGGAATGGATATCAGCCTGTTGTGTTGACGGAAATGGGTGATGGTTAA
- a CDS encoding glutamine--tRNA ligase/YqeY domain fusion protein, translating into MKGLIAVDNRTTPPNFIKNIITEDLRSGKVQEVITRFPPEPNGYLHIGHAKAIWINFALGGEFGGKTNLRFDDTNPVKEDVEYVQSIQEDVKWLGYEWNEKRFASDYFDEMYNRAVLLIQKGKAYVDDQSADEIRQMRGTLTEPGKNSPYRDRSVEENLDLFTRMRAGEFKNGEKVLRAKIDMASPNINLRDPVIYRISHAHHHNTGDKWCIYPMYAFAHPFEDAIEGVTHSLCSLEFEDQRPFYDWVIAECEMESKPHQYEFGRLNLSQMVTSKRKLKLLVDEGHVDGWDDPRMPTISGLRRRGYTPEAIRDFVFETGISKSQGVIDIQTLEHFVREDLKLKAPRTMAVLHPLKVVITNYPEGQVEWLEAENNVENPEMGNRQIPFSREIYIEQDDFMENPPNKYFRLFPGNEVRLKHAYFIKCNDVIKDAEGNVVEIHCTYDVETKSGSGFTGRKVKGTIHWVEASQAVPAEFRLYEPLISAEAPEADSEPEVVVAGAEAEVVEEQPEKTFLDQLNPNSLEIVHGYVEQEMKEAQPQDKFQFFRHGYFSVDPKHSEPGRPVFNRVVSLKSSFQLPKA; encoded by the coding sequence ATGAAAGGTTTGATAGCTGTGGACAATCGTACCACCCCACCTAACTTTATCAAAAATATCATCACCGAAGATCTCCGGTCTGGAAAAGTCCAGGAAGTTATTACCCGTTTTCCTCCGGAACCGAACGGTTATCTGCATATCGGACATGCCAAAGCAATTTGGATTAACTTTGCGCTGGGCGGCGAGTTTGGCGGCAAGACGAATCTGCGCTTTGATGACACGAACCCGGTTAAGGAAGACGTAGAATATGTACAATCTATCCAGGAAGACGTGAAATGGCTCGGATATGAGTGGAACGAGAAACGTTTTGCCTCGGATTATTTCGATGAGATGTACAATCGTGCGGTCTTGTTGATCCAAAAAGGAAAAGCTTACGTTGACGACCAAAGCGCCGACGAAATTCGTCAAATGCGCGGAACGCTGACGGAGCCAGGCAAGAACAGTCCGTACCGTGATCGTTCGGTAGAAGAGAATCTTGATCTATTCACACGTATGCGTGCAGGCGAATTCAAGAACGGAGAGAAAGTGCTGCGCGCCAAGATTGATATGGCTTCGCCAAACATCAACTTGCGTGATCCAGTAATCTACCGGATTTCACATGCACACCATCACAACACAGGTGACAAATGGTGCATCTACCCGATGTATGCTTTTGCACACCCGTTCGAAGACGCTATTGAAGGTGTGACGCACTCCCTCTGTTCCCTGGAGTTTGAGGATCAACGTCCATTCTATGATTGGGTCATCGCGGAGTGCGAGATGGAGAGTAAACCACATCAATACGAGTTCGGTCGCTTGAATCTGTCTCAGATGGTGACTAGTAAACGGAAGCTGAAGCTGCTCGTCGACGAAGGTCATGTAGATGGATGGGATGATCCACGTATGCCAACAATCTCCGGCCTACGCCGCCGAGGCTATACGCCAGAAGCCATTCGTGATTTCGTATTTGAGACAGGCATTTCCAAGAGCCAAGGGGTTATCGATATTCAAACGCTAGAGCACTTTGTACGGGAAGATTTGAAACTGAAAGCTCCGCGTACGATGGCAGTTCTACACCCACTCAAGGTCGTGATTACGAACTACCCTGAGGGTCAAGTGGAGTGGCTTGAGGCTGAGAACAATGTGGAGAATCCAGAGATGGGTAACCGTCAAATTCCGTTCTCCCGTGAGATTTATATTGAGCAAGATGACTTTATGGAGAATCCGCCGAATAAATATTTCCGTTTGTTCCCTGGCAACGAGGTTCGTCTGAAGCACGCTTACTTTATCAAATGTAACGATGTGATCAAAGATGCAGAAGGTAATGTAGTGGAGATCCATTGTACGTATGATGTGGAGACGAAGAGCGGCAGCGGATTTACAGGTCGTAAAGTAAAAGGAACGATCCACTGGGTGGAAGCGAGCCAAGCTGTACCTGCGGAATTCCGTCTGTACGAGCCATTGATCTCGGCTGAAGCACCGGAAGCAGACAGCGAACCAGAAGTAGTCGTAGCTGGGGCTGAAGCTGAGGTTGTGGAAGAGCAACCGGAGAAAACATTCCTGGATCAACTGAACCCGAATTCGCTTGAGATTGTTCACGGATACGTAGAACAGGAGATGAAAGAGGCGCAGCCTCAAGATAAATTCCAGTTCTTCCGTCACGGCTACTTCAGCGTAGATCCGAAGCATTCCGAGCCAGGTCGCCCGGTATTTAACCGCGTGGTATCACTCAAAAGCTCATTCCAACTGCCAAAAGCATAA
- a CDS encoding DUF2164 domain-containing protein, which yields MNTLKLTKEQQDDAIRTIQSYFEEERGEELGDLAAWGVLDLFMTQLAPYIYNQAISDARTTANQRMASLEEDLFALERKLPPKSR from the coding sequence TTGAACACGCTAAAACTGACCAAAGAACAGCAGGATGACGCCATACGCACCATCCAGTCGTATTTCGAAGAGGAACGCGGCGAAGAACTGGGCGATTTGGCAGCTTGGGGTGTACTGGATCTATTCATGACCCAGCTCGCTCCCTACATATATAATCAGGCCATCTCTGATGCACGCACCACCGCGAATCAACGTATGGCCTCGCTGGAAGAGGATCTGTTTGCGTTAGAACGCAAATTGCCCCCTAAGTCCCGTTAA
- a CDS encoding GNAT family N-acetyltransferase, whose amino-acid sequence MFTYSLDEYTELRPLSMEHTKPLFELTDRSRDQLRHWLPWVDHVTEIEHTSNFITNALKQGAENGGFTAGVWLKGELAGIIGFHEINWTNRSVSIGYWLGKGYEGQGLMTSACRVLVDYALVTLDLNRVEIRSATNNKRSRAIPERLGFVLEGVIRQAEKLPKGYVNHAVYGMLQHEWELLR is encoded by the coding sequence ATGTTTACCTATTCATTGGATGAATATACTGAACTACGCCCTCTCTCGATGGAGCACACGAAACCATTATTTGAACTTACAGATCGTTCACGGGATCAATTAAGACACTGGCTACCATGGGTGGATCATGTGACCGAAATCGAGCATACCTCAAATTTTATTACCAATGCCTTGAAGCAAGGTGCTGAAAATGGTGGATTTACCGCAGGTGTATGGTTAAAAGGTGAGCTTGCAGGCATCATTGGCTTCCATGAAATTAATTGGACGAATCGCTCCGTAAGTATTGGATACTGGCTTGGAAAAGGTTACGAGGGGCAAGGATTGATGACCAGTGCGTGCCGGGTGCTCGTAGATTATGCGCTAGTAACATTGGACCTGAACCGAGTGGAGATTCGTTCGGCAACCAATAACAAACGCAGCCGAGCTATTCCAGAGCGGCTTGGATTCGTGCTGGAGGGCGTCATTCGCCAAGCAGAGAAGCTGCCTAAAGGCTACGTGAACCACGCTGTATATGGCATGTTACAGCATGAGTGGGAACTTCTGCGCTAA
- a CDS encoding SDR family oxidoreductase → MDMGLQGKKALVLASSQGLGKAVAAQLAAEGADVMLASRNEEKLMAVKEELLAAGGGGRVEFCVTDVTRKEDIEALIRKTGELFGRIDILVNNSGGPPSGTFESLTDEDWEHAFELNVLSYVRVIRGVLPYMKESGGHIVNIASTSVKQPIPGLILSNTFRTGVFGMAKSLSQELAPYGILINTVSPGRIGTDRIRDLDAARAEQNGISIEEVGEQFRKEIPLGRYGQPEEFAKAVVFLLSGANTYITGASLVVDGGMVRAL, encoded by the coding sequence ATGGATATGGGACTTCAAGGGAAGAAGGCACTTGTACTCGCGTCGAGTCAAGGACTAGGCAAAGCGGTGGCAGCTCAATTGGCAGCAGAAGGCGCGGATGTGATGCTTGCAAGCCGGAACGAGGAGAAGCTGATGGCAGTTAAGGAAGAACTGCTTGCGGCTGGCGGCGGCGGACGAGTTGAATTTTGTGTAACCGACGTGACGCGTAAGGAAGATATCGAAGCTCTGATCCGCAAGACAGGTGAGTTATTTGGTCGGATCGATATTCTGGTGAATAACTCAGGCGGGCCGCCCTCAGGTACGTTTGAATCGCTGACAGATGAAGATTGGGAGCATGCATTTGAATTAAATGTACTCAGCTATGTAAGGGTAATCCGTGGCGTTCTTCCCTATATGAAGGAGAGCGGCGGCCATATCGTAAACATCGCCTCTACCTCAGTGAAGCAGCCGATTCCAGGGCTAATTCTATCGAACACCTTCCGTACAGGTGTATTTGGTATGGCGAAGTCGTTATCACAGGAATTAGCGCCGTATGGCATTTTAATTAACACCGTATCCCCGGGACGAATTGGCACGGATCGAATACGTGATCTGGATGCTGCGCGGGCAGAGCAGAACGGAATCAGTATTGAAGAAGTGGGCGAGCAATTCCGTAAGGAAATACCATTGGGGCGCTACGGACAACCGGAGGAGTTTGCTAAGGCCGTCGTGTTCCTTCTATCTGGTGCCAATACGTATATTACAGGAGCTTCCCTCGTGGTTGACGGAGGTATGGTACGAGCACTCTAG
- a CDS encoding GNAT family N-acetyltransferase: MLTSHTYTIRPSEIQDTRQLMDLDALVWDKNTSPAPFQWRSRQQYLQHCPPGSQLLAVQGERVCGYVGFHPATAMPVNQHVYEINIAVHPHDRRCGIATALMDAMKQHAREQGIRKLRLRVLSSNPGAIAFYTQCGFLTEGRLVSEFYIDGKYVDDILMSYFIEA, translated from the coding sequence ATGTTAACAAGCCATACCTATACGATTCGACCATCCGAGATCCAAGATACGCGTCAACTGATGGATTTGGATGCGCTGGTGTGGGACAAAAACACTTCACCTGCACCGTTTCAATGGCGATCCAGACAGCAATATCTACAGCACTGTCCTCCGGGGTCTCAGTTACTCGCCGTACAGGGAGAACGCGTATGTGGTTACGTTGGTTTCCACCCAGCGACAGCAATGCCTGTTAATCAACATGTGTATGAGATTAATATTGCAGTTCATCCCCATGATCGCCGCTGTGGGATTGCGACAGCGTTGATGGATGCGATGAAGCAGCATGCGCGTGAGCAGGGAATTAGGAAGCTGCGGTTACGCGTGTTATCGAGTAATCCGGGGGCTATCGCTTTTTATACACAATGTGGCTTCTTAACAGAAGGTAGATTAGTGTCTGAATTTTATATTGACGGGAAATATGTAGACGACATTCTGATGAGTTATTTTATCGAAGCATAA
- a CDS encoding MerR family transcriptional regulator: MNIKEAADRLGISARAIRFYEEKGLISPVKQTDNGYRSYTENDIWRLQTIVALREIGMSLEDIAHAIGEIDQGNQQRLEEYLELQQAVMYAQWIELKRMLDTTQRMIDLNRQEGPLDVSHLHVLADSSRRLREARQNWHDRWNYDTQAAIHDERVQVADSVSNGQANSEGKHHSNYAPPISDEHEVPHPHHNADTDHSMLSDSNNTVQSSFYLYHNYDEALEQTARWISPALGEKGLDIGTGTGNLAGKLLQHGTDMTAIDQSREMLRTCRNKYPEMHVKLGNFLALPFEGDSFDFVVSSFAFHHLSPDQQLLALEEMQRVLTSRGRICLTDLMFTDVDHRNAFTDQVKHTGQEEWLRAVRERHFPLLGELCGWLESHGYVTKHIRYNELLHTVLAVPLR; the protein is encoded by the coding sequence ATGAACATCAAGGAGGCAGCAGACAGGCTTGGTATATCTGCGAGGGCGATTCGTTTTTATGAGGAAAAAGGATTGATATCTCCTGTGAAACAAACAGACAACGGATACCGAAGTTACACAGAGAATGATATATGGCGCTTACAGACCATTGTCGCGCTCCGTGAGATCGGCATGTCGCTTGAGGACATCGCGCACGCCATCGGAGAGATCGACCAAGGTAATCAACAACGGCTGGAAGAATACTTGGAGCTGCAACAAGCCGTCATGTACGCTCAGTGGATCGAACTCAAACGTATGCTGGATACCACCCAGCGCATGATTGATCTGAATCGTCAGGAGGGGCCACTGGATGTCAGTCACCTGCATGTGCTTGCAGACAGCTCACGCCGCTTGCGTGAAGCGAGGCAGAACTGGCATGACCGCTGGAACTACGACACGCAGGCCGCCATCCATGACGAGAGAGTGCAGGTGGCGGACAGCGTCAGTAATGGACAAGCCAATTCAGAGGGCAAGCATCATTCGAATTATGCCCCGCCTATAAGCGATGAGCATGAAGTTCCACACCCACATCATAATGCAGATACAGATCATTCCATGTTAAGCGACTCCAATAATACGGTACAGTCTTCCTTTTATCTGTATCACAACTATGACGAAGCGCTCGAACAGACGGCTCGTTGGATTTCTCCCGCCCTTGGAGAGAAAGGACTTGATATTGGTACAGGAACGGGTAATCTGGCTGGGAAACTGCTACAGCACGGCACTGACATGACAGCCATCGATCAATCACGGGAGATGCTGCGTACCTGTCGTAACAAGTATCCGGAGATGCATGTGAAGCTCGGCAATTTTCTGGCACTGCCTTTTGAGGGAGATTCCTTTGATTTTGTTGTATCCAGCTTCGCCTTTCACCATCTAAGCCCCGACCAGCAGCTACTGGCACTGGAGGAAATGCAGCGGGTGTTAACCTCGCGGGGACGTATCTGCCTTACTGACCTTATGTTCACAGATGTTGACCACCGGAATGCATTTACGGATCAAGTTAAGCACACTGGACAGGAAGAATGGCTACGCGCTGTTCGAGAGCGGCACTTCCCCCTACTGGGTGAACTGTGCGGTTGGCTGGAGAGCCATGGGTATGTGACGAAGCATATCCGGTACAATGAGCTGTTGCACACTGTGCTGGCCGTCCCACTGCGATAG